From one Aquicella siphonis genomic stretch:
- a CDS encoding PilV family protein: protein MNPSSEAQQLGQGLIETLMIVLFISVSILALIRFQHYLSYSTSYTQQQTVANLLAANKIEQLRDYQVINTTGGYAAYQDIASGSSSTTIGSATYSLAWTISSNTSPTYKTIDVTVTWTDRQGSTQAVRLVSRVASIDPAVSALIK, encoded by the coding sequence ATGAACCCTTCTTCTGAAGCACAGCAGCTGGGACAGGGATTAATCGAAACCCTCATGATTGTGTTATTCATTTCTGTCAGTATCCTGGCGCTCATCCGCTTCCAGCATTATCTGTCATACAGCACCAGTTATACCCAGCAGCAAACCGTCGCGAACCTTCTCGCCGCGAATAAAATCGAACAATTACGGGATTATCAAGTGATCAATACGACTGGCGGGTATGCCGCCTATCAGGATATCGCTTCCGGCTCATCCAGTACCACCATAGGGAGCGCCACCTATTCTCTTGCATGGACGATTAGCTCAAACACCAGTCCGACTTATAAAACCATAGATGTCACCGTGACCTGGACAGACCGCCAAGGCAGCACCCAGGCAGTAAGACTGGTAAGCCGTGTTGCCAGTATTGATCCTGCCGTTTCAGCGTTGATCAAATAG
- a CDS encoding pilus assembly PilX family protein, giving the protein MTNIYPDRASYRITSGPDSWRTRQQGAATLILTVILLVAAVLIIIYAANHSLTQQKTSSNLYANNQAYEAAEAGLEFGIQYLSKNAVSILASPAGGFINYGPANASITNVTQGNNSRFSIVYTNPTANNYDQIWIAATGTSTDGSSSRTVRQLVQKKPLLITLPVNPSSILGRADLQGSANVTNLQGNTTIVAGSTISFKGSASTTTTTGGSDKNTTGADIQPNSPSLNGMSADQFFQTYFGTSMATIKNMVATFYPSGSSPSLDGVTGTSIWVDQDYSETGNATIGSGSAPVLLIVNGNFNIGGTVTIYGFVFATGNISSSNGTPEIIGGFASAGNLSLQGNPSITYDNSVLNATIQSTAIYAKIPGSWKDF; this is encoded by the coding sequence ATGACAAATATATACCCTGATCGCGCCAGTTATCGCATAACATCTGGACCTGACTCTTGGCGGACGAGACAACAGGGCGCCGCCACACTCATTCTGACCGTGATTTTACTGGTTGCCGCGGTGCTCATCATTATTTATGCCGCCAACCACAGCCTGACGCAGCAAAAAACCTCATCAAACCTGTATGCCAATAATCAGGCGTACGAAGCCGCTGAAGCCGGACTGGAATTTGGCATTCAATACCTGAGCAAGAACGCCGTCAGCATTTTAGCCAGCCCTGCAGGCGGGTTCATCAATTACGGCCCTGCCAACGCCAGTATCACCAATGTGACCCAGGGGAATAACAGCCGGTTCTCCATTGTTTACACCAATCCTACCGCCAATAACTATGACCAGATATGGATTGCGGCAACGGGAACCAGCACGGACGGTTCATCAAGCCGCACCGTCAGACAACTGGTGCAGAAAAAGCCGCTATTGATCACTCTGCCAGTCAACCCGTCATCCATCCTGGGCAGGGCGGATTTGCAGGGTTCGGCGAATGTCACCAACCTGCAGGGCAATACCACCATTGTCGCCGGCTCTACCATTTCCTTTAAGGGATCGGCATCCACGACTACCACAACAGGCGGTTCAGATAAAAACACCACAGGAGCGGACATTCAACCCAATTCGCCTTCTTTAAACGGAATGTCTGCCGATCAATTTTTTCAAACCTATTTTGGCACCAGTATGGCAACGATAAAAAATATGGTTGCCACCTTTTATCCCAGCGGATCCAGCCCCAGTCTGGACGGCGTCACCGGCACTTCCATCTGGGTGGATCAGGATTACAGTGAAACAGGCAATGCCACCATAGGATCCGGCAGCGCGCCCGTATTGCTGATCGTCAATGGCAACTTCAATATCGGCGGGACGGTAACCATTTATGGCTTCGTGTTTGCAACAGGCAACATCAGCTCATCGAATGGAACGCCTGAAATTATTGGCGGTTTCGCATCCGCGGGAAATCTCTCACTGCAGGGCAATCCCAGCATCACTTATGACAATTCCGTGCTGAATGCCACCATTCAGTCCACCGCCATTTATGCAAAAATTCCCGGCAGCTGGAAGGATTTCTAG
- a CDS encoding L,D-transpeptidase: MKAPVMFFLLSLTCFSALSSAALSLPRQINPPGEKMVLVDPREHAWGAYDAGGRLIRSGVASAGADWCKDVGRPCHTIVGSHRVISLGSSRCTSPSFPLPTGGAPMPYCMYFNKYQALHGSYEVARANISHGCIRMHVADAKWLRFNFVTIGTLVVILPY, translated from the coding sequence ATGAAAGCACCCGTCATGTTCTTTTTGTTATCTTTGACTTGTTTCTCTGCCTTGTCTTCCGCCGCCTTGTCCCTGCCGCGGCAAATTAACCCCCCTGGCGAAAAAATGGTGCTCGTGGATCCGCGTGAACATGCCTGGGGAGCTTATGATGCCGGCGGAAGGCTGATACGTTCAGGGGTGGCTTCGGCGGGGGCAGATTGGTGCAAGGATGTAGGACGCCCTTGTCATACCATTGTGGGGTCGCATAGAGTCATTTCACTGGGCAGCAGCCGCTGTACCTCACCTTCATTCCCCTTGCCTACCGGGGGCGCGCCCATGCCGTATTGCATGTATTTCAATAAATACCAAGCCTTGCACGGATCTTATGAAGTGGCTAGAGCCAATATTAGTCATGGCTGCATACGTATGCATGTGGCGGATGCCAAATGGCTGCGATTCAATTTTGTGACAATCGGCACGCTGGTGGTGATATTGCCTTACTGA
- a CDS encoding GspH/FimT family pseudopilin, translating into MELFSEMPSRIQGFNLLELLILIAVIGILTVTAVPAFINYLQTRRLVGASEQLYYALQYARSEAVKRNTTVYVSFQTGSNWCYGINANTTCSCNVANSCGLGSTQAPASGSISLAASGLTNNALHFEPNHGAANASSTLTFTASGPAISASVKVGLLGNPFLCSSQITGYAACS; encoded by the coding sequence ATGGAGTTGTTCTCTGAAATGCCGTCAAGAATACAGGGATTCAATCTGCTGGAACTCTTGATCCTGATCGCCGTGATCGGGATCCTCACTGTCACAGCTGTTCCTGCATTTATCAATTATCTGCAAACACGCCGCCTGGTCGGCGCTAGCGAACAATTATATTATGCGCTGCAATATGCCCGCAGCGAAGCCGTCAAACGCAATACGACTGTTTATGTTTCATTTCAGACTGGCAGCAACTGGTGTTATGGAATCAATGCGAACACAACATGCAGCTGCAACGTTGCCAACAGCTGCGGCCTGGGCAGCACCCAGGCACCCGCATCAGGTTCCATTTCTCTCGCGGCAAGCGGACTGACAAATAACGCATTACATTTTGAGCCCAATCACGGCGCGGCGAACGCGAGCAGTACCCTGACATTTACAGCCAGCGGGCCGGCCATCAGTGCCAGCGTGAAAGTCGGGTTGCTGGGCAATCCATTTCTGTGCTCTTCACAAATAACAGGTTACGCCGCATGCAGTTAA
- a CDS encoding GNAT family N-acetyltransferase — protein sequence MQRASTTPQSPDQQRTESSALINAILKIAGEAADSHGRHFIDDLLKVRRTHDGRLHIYTQHSQQKKYHLRDELFVKILGLEVDNVPGHYEFFVNIAACLKNQQVQEEIALISQPENPGRGGQDHPAPKNYRFVTSHGLTEDITLYVDETPVGKVKINNPRREELSLARLDIYPEFQHKGYGTLLMDRVIQICLERCACLDIAVDPARDPQDNPLVFYVKFLQSRNIPFAKDRNHAAIFFGCQCNLVISIEDILRAVWGVDPETEEMSAAQILAMRRFGLSAEQVKPHWFGRLEYLALERGMQYNDLEEATTCHLQMMAYHAVPDYRLIRDLSPVTLAMLSLLPPQHLQKAELYEIAGKLDLDSLNVTQREALKRILPQFPFDFIISGQFAGLVGQLKTLSAPKSACLAYIAVSDILKPDTLSSLAEMDDDFIMEWNRHTKFSSNPVHFHRFLAQIETIKAEHVSGKQALNYQKEIDEWIKSINARPSSPSPDLECLIRKYKKEPLLPQFLSSDRKKLKYFHELFKPHFSDTHSSSESAPQPVPLSAVVQTDVSKPSHSFKPG from the coding sequence ATGCAGCGCGCCTCGACCACACCTCAATCACCTGACCAGCAACGCACTGAATCTTCAGCGCTGATTAACGCCATTTTGAAAATAGCCGGCGAGGCGGCAGATTCACACGGCCGTCATTTTATAGATGATTTGTTAAAAGTGCGTCGTACGCATGACGGCAGACTGCATATTTACACTCAACACAGCCAGCAGAAAAAATACCATCTCAGGGATGAATTGTTCGTCAAGATTCTGGGACTAGAAGTAGACAACGTACCTGGTCATTATGAGTTTTTTGTCAACATTGCGGCCTGCCTGAAGAATCAACAGGTTCAGGAAGAGATCGCCTTGATCTCTCAGCCTGAAAATCCCGGTCGCGGCGGGCAGGATCATCCTGCGCCAAAAAATTACCGATTTGTCACGTCCCATGGATTAACCGAAGATATTACGCTTTATGTCGATGAAACGCCTGTCGGAAAAGTCAAGATCAATAATCCCCGCCGGGAAGAATTGTCTTTGGCCCGCCTTGACATCTATCCCGAATTTCAACACAAGGGTTATGGAACGTTATTAATGGATCGGGTGATACAAATCTGCCTGGAACGATGCGCATGCCTTGATATCGCTGTCGACCCTGCCAGAGACCCGCAAGATAATCCCCTGGTTTTCTATGTAAAATTTTTGCAGTCGCGAAATATCCCGTTCGCCAAAGATAGAAATCATGCCGCTATTTTTTTTGGCTGCCAGTGCAACCTTGTCATTTCTATCGAAGATATCCTGCGCGCAGTCTGGGGAGTGGACCCGGAAACGGAAGAAATGAGTGCCGCACAGATACTCGCCATGCGCCGTTTTGGCTTGTCCGCTGAACAAGTCAAACCTCATTGGTTCGGCCGCCTCGAATACCTGGCTTTGGAACGCGGCATGCAATACAACGATTTGGAAGAAGCGACTACCTGTCATCTTCAGATGATGGCATATCATGCCGTGCCGGATTATCGTCTGATACGCGACCTCTCACCTGTCACGCTCGCCATGCTGAGCCTCCTGCCCCCGCAACATCTGCAAAAAGCTGAACTTTATGAAATTGCCGGCAAACTGGATCTGGATTCCCTCAATGTGACACAAAGAGAAGCACTCAAAAGAATTCTCCCGCAATTTCCTTTCGACTTCATCATCAGCGGACAGTTTGCCGGTTTGGTCGGTCAGTTAAAAACACTTTCCGCGCCGAAATCGGCTTGTCTGGCTTATATTGCCGTCTCTGATATTTTAAAACCGGATACCCTGTCCAGCCTGGCTGAAATGGATGATGATTTCATTATGGAATGGAATCGTCATACCAAGTTTTCGTCCAACCCTGTTCACTTCCATCGTTTCCTGGCCCAGATTGAAACGATTAAGGCTGAACATGTATCCGGAAAACAGGCCCTGAATTACCAGAAGGAAATTGATGAATGGATTAAGTCAATCAATGCCAGACCCTCTTCTCCCAGCCCTGACCTCGAATGCCTGATAAGAAAATATAAAAAAGAGCCATTATTGCCTCAATTCCTGTCCTCAGACCGAAAAAAATTAAAATATTTCCATGAATTGTTCAAACCGCATTTTTCCGATACCCATTCCTCATCTGAGTCGGCGCCACAGCCTGTTCCCTTGAGTGCGGTTGTCCAGACAGACGTTTCAAAACCCTCACATTCTTTCAAACCGGGTTAG
- a CDS encoding alkane 1-monooxygenase: MSKTASPAYFHLKKLGYLAFLLLALMPYLSALLGQYSHAPNLSAYLTLSFSFILVPLLDHVLGHDSGNPDKTTEKKLSTEFYYEFITSLCVPLQYLMLVFGAYYMIAANLNIWGMLGWSASIGLVNSSVGITAAHELIHKNSFHERLAGGLLLASVCYSTFKVEHIRGHHVWVGTCRDRTTAKYNQSVYKFLLGVLPFNFLSGWKLEWERLVRRGFNPLGWRNELIWWHTLSLVLAVALALLFGWLGLAFFIVQSAVAIIVLEIINYVEHYGLARKQLANGLYEPVSQEHSWNSDFLLSNLMLFHLQRHSDHHQQSKKRFQLLLHHDTSPQLPSGYPAMILLALCPPLWFRIINPKIKNAAAGG; the protein is encoded by the coding sequence ATGTCAAAAACGGCTTCTCCGGCTTATTTCCATCTCAAGAAACTGGGTTATCTTGCATTTCTTCTCCTGGCATTGATGCCGTATTTGTCCGCCTTGCTGGGACAATACAGTCACGCGCCCAATCTTTCGGCTTATCTGACACTGTCGTTCTCATTTATTCTGGTGCCGCTGCTGGACCATGTTTTGGGACACGATTCTGGCAATCCGGATAAAACGACAGAAAAAAAATTATCGACGGAATTCTATTATGAGTTTATCACCTCGCTTTGTGTTCCGCTGCAATATCTGATGCTCGTTTTTGGCGCGTATTATATGATTGCCGCGAATCTGAACATATGGGGCATGCTGGGCTGGTCGGCAAGTATTGGTCTGGTGAATAGCAGCGTGGGAATTACGGCGGCGCATGAGCTGATTCACAAGAATTCATTTCATGAGCGCCTCGCAGGCGGCCTGCTGCTGGCATCGGTATGTTATTCGACATTCAAGGTGGAACATATTCGAGGCCATCATGTCTGGGTGGGAACCTGCCGTGACCGTACCACGGCGAAATACAATCAGTCAGTTTACAAGTTTCTGCTTGGTGTGCTTCCATTTAATTTCCTGAGCGGATGGAAGCTGGAGTGGGAGAGGCTGGTTCGCCGCGGTTTTAACCCCCTGGGATGGCGTAATGAACTGATCTGGTGGCATACGCTGAGTCTGGTGCTTGCTGTCGCGCTCGCTTTATTGTTCGGCTGGCTGGGGCTGGCTTTTTTTATTGTGCAAAGTGCGGTAGCCATCATCGTGCTGGAAATCATTAACTATGTAGAGCATTACGGCTTGGCGCGAAAACAACTCGCCAACGGATTGTATGAGCCGGTGAGCCAGGAGCATTCGTGGAATTCCGATTTTTTATTATCCAATCTGATGCTGTTTCACTTGCAGCGGCATTCTGATCATCATCAGCAGTCTAAAAAACGTTTTCAGCTATTACTGCATCATGACACCAGTCCTCAGCTTCCATCCGGATACCCCGCGATGATTTTGCTGGCATTATGTCCTCCGTTATGGTTCAGGATCATTAATCCGAAAATAAAGAACGCGGCAGCGGGCGGCTGA